CATGAAAAGTAATGGAAACAGTACCGTAACCATTTCTTACCGCTTTATCCAGGAGGTCGGTATAGTTTTTTTGCAGTAGGGGTTTACCACTTGTCCATGCATCACCTTTTATCATAGTCTCTGTTTCTTCTTTATTCTCCCCTGAACGAAACTCACGGTTGTGTGCAGGCCCGTAGATATCCATAAATTCCCCATTGTGAGCAAAGCTGTCTACATAACGGGGGTAAATATTGAAACCTTGCTGTGACAATTTCCTATATATGTCATGGCCTGCATGTATACCAAATGATTTCGCGAAGACTTTTTGATAATTCACAAACCAACAATGATTGCAATTTTGCCCACAAGTATCCTTTCCAACAAATGTATCTACATCAAGGTAAAAATGGATGTCTTCATTTTTTATAGATGAAAATGGCTCTTTGAAATCGATATCACCATGATAATCGTAGGATATTTCCATGTTTTCTTTCATCGACATTGCTCCATTAGTTATTTTGCGTATATCGGTATAAAGAATATGGGTATGCAAAGTCAATGATAAGTTTAGCTGATTAGTTTGGTTGGGCTAAAATTCTGTGATGATGGACTTAGATGCTTTTTTTTATACATAATGCAAATTTTTATGCTGCAATGGAATTGTATTTAATTTCATAAGTAAATTATTTCAATCTTAATTATATAGTTTAACTTCTTTTTATTTGATGGCTAAGTTTTTAATATCTTGATTTTAATGGATATATTTATATTTTATGAGGGTTGTTTAAATTTATTGTCAAGGTTTATTTACTTTAGTAAGGTTGTGAGTGTTTTTTTCACAAAAAATTAAGGTAGAGACAGGGATGGAAGAAAAAAGGGTTTTAGTTTTGGCAAAAACGGAATACATGAGAACACCTTATGATAAATGGCTCATCGATTCAGGTATTTCGCCGATAATTGTTACATCCGCGCGTTTTTATGATGGATATGCAGAAAATTGTGAGCATTGTTATTGTTTGAGTAATTATGACAGTGACGATACCGAGTTATATGCATTGGTTGATAAAATTTATCAATCAATCCCTTTTCATTATGTGTTTTGCCGTGCAGAAGTTGATGTCATTCGTTCAGCTGAAATAAGGAGAAAGTTTAATATCCCGGGGCAAAGTACCAATAGCGCAATTCATTACAGAGATAAACTTCTCATGAAAGAACGTTTGTCCAGAAAAAATATAAACATGGCTAATTTTAGTGAGATAAACTCTGCTGATGATGTCATCTCCTTCTCAGAAAAGAATCAATATCCTTTTGTGATAAAACCCAGGCTTGCATCAGGTTCTTCTGGGGTTCGAATTATAAAGGATCATAAAGAGTTAAATGATTTCATTAAATCCAATGATGGAAATTTGAAAGGTATGTTGGCCGAGGGTTTTATTGATGGGGTGATGTATCATGTGGATGGTCTGTTTGTTGACGGTAGGATAAGGTTTATACAGCCCTTCAAGTATATCAACGATTGTCTTTCTTACCGTGAAGATATGTTTATAGGTAATGTACCGTTAGAAAAAGATGATAGTACCTATCACTTATTAGTTGAAACTACAAAACAAATAATAGCTAATATGCCTGCTACAGAAAACTTCGCTTTTCATTGTGAATTGTGGCTAACGGCTGAGAACGAAATCATTTGTTGTGAAATTGCAAGCCGGACCGGCGGAGGGATGATCAGTTTCCTCATTGAAGAGATGTCCGGATTAAATATTGATAAAGCCTGGTTGCTGGCTGAGTGCCACATTCAAACGGAGGATTACCCTGCTTATAGCGATGAGTTTTTGCGTTTTGGATGTGTTTGCATACCACCTGCAAGAGGAAAGCTGCTTTCTTTGCCAGTTGTCGATGAGAAATCTGTGCGGAAGATACATTTTACGGGGTTGATTGGCGACAGCTATCAGGGTGGGGAAAAGTCAGGGCTCTATCTTATCGGGTATGTAATCGAAGCTAAGGATCAATCAGCTGTCATTGCATCCTTTAAAAATCATTTTCTCCAGGTCCATCATTCACAATACTGGGAGCTAAATGTCCATGGTTGATGAGGTCTCCGAAAAAACTGGGCGTTATTTTCCCCATCCCGCTGTGCAACGTTTTACCTCTGGAGTTTATCCTGATCATCATGCTTTGGTAACGGCATCTCAGGATACTCTAAAGGAAAATTATCCACGATATTCACGGTTCGGCACACCTGTTACTGATGCTGTTGAACAAGAAGTGACTCGTCTTGAAGGCGGCTATGGTTCATTGTGCGTATGCTCTGGTCTTGCTGCAATAACTTCTACTCTTTTGGCTTTTCTTCGGCCTGGCGATCATATTTTGGTCAATCGTTCTGTTTATGAACCAGTACGTCATTTCATAAATACCTATCTTTCTCAACGTGGCGTGAGTGCCACGTTCCTTTCTTCATCCGAGTTTATGGAATGTGATAAATTTTTAAAAAAAAGCACTACCTTAATATATATTGAGTCACCGTCTTCAAATGTTTTTGAAGTTACCGATATCGAATTTGTTGTTAATCAGGCACAAAAA
The sequence above is drawn from the Duffyella gerundensis genome and encodes:
- a CDS encoding ATP-grasp domain-containing protein, which translates into the protein MFFSQKIKVETGMEEKRVLVLAKTEYMRTPYDKWLIDSGISPIIVTSARFYDGYAENCEHCYCLSNYDSDDTELYALVDKIYQSIPFHYVFCRAEVDVIRSAEIRRKFNIPGQSTNSAIHYRDKLLMKERLSRKNINMANFSEINSADDVISFSEKNQYPFVIKPRLASGSSGVRIIKDHKELNDFIKSNDGNLKGMLAEGFIDGVMYHVDGLFVDGRIRFIQPFKYINDCLSYREDMFIGNVPLEKDDSTYHLLVETTKQIIANMPATENFAFHCELWLTAENEIICCEIASRTGGGMISFLIEEMSGLNIDKAWLLAECHIQTEDYPAYSDEFLRFGCVCIPPARGKLLSLPVVDEKSVRKIHFTGLIGDSYQGGEKSGLYLIGYVIEAKDQSAVIASFKNHFLQVHHSQYWELNVHG